The Papaver somniferum cultivar HN1 chromosome 3, ASM357369v1, whole genome shotgun sequence genome includes a region encoding these proteins:
- the LOC113360627 gene encoding pathogenesis-related protein 1A-like yields MASSLQTIFFFVSLIFFVEICQAERTFTDFEKEILLSHNSARADVGVPPLVWNDILAKYARIYSGDIKRKGCDLNYSNRYGFGESLYKGTNVTGKAAVEAWVSQKIWYHRDNNTCTSGHDCSDYKQVVWKNSIRVGCYRFRCHDGDNFVTCEYYPPGNYKGARPY; encoded by the coding sequence ATGGCTTCATCACTCCAAACCATCTTCTTTTTTGTGTCACTTATCTTCTTCGTAGAAATCTGTCAAGCAGAAAGAACGTTCACTGATTTCGAAAAGGAGATCTTGCTAAGCCATAATTCAGCAAGAGCAGATGTGGGAGTACCACCACTTGTATGGAACGACATTTTGGCAAAATATGCTAGGATTTACTCAGGGGATATAAAACGCAAAGGCTGCGACTTGAATTACTCAAATCGTTACGGTTTCGGCGAAAGTCTTTACAAGGGAACAAATGTGACAGGTAAAGCTGCTGTTGAAGCTTGGGTTTCTCAGAAGATCTGGTATCACCGTGATAATAACACTTGCACTTCCGGTCATGATTGTTCTGATTACAAACAAGTTGTTTGGAAAAATAGCATCCGTGTTGGTTGTTATCGGTTTAGATGTCATGATGGGGATAACTTCGTTACTTGCGAGTATTATCCCCCTGGTAATTACAAAGGAGCTAGACCTTATTAG